The Pseudogulbenkiania sp. MAI-1 sequence GTTGGTGCGCTCGTTCTCCTGGCTAGTGACACTCCTGCGCAGTGCGGCACGGTCAAGGCCTTGGGTCGAGGAGGGAAGCGCCTGGGCATTGGTGTTGCTGAGGCCGGTGGCACTCATGCGCAACTGGGCACGGTCGAGACCGCGGGTTGAAGTCGACAGGGACTGCGAGTTGGTGTTGCTGAGGCCGTTGGAACTCATGTGGTCGGCCGACACACCGCCGGCACCCCCGCCCGAGCCTCCGGAACCCTTCCCGCCATGTTCGCCACCGGCATGGTCGTTTGCAGCCAAAACACTCTGGGCAGCGGCTAGCGTCAGGGCTACGCACAGCGACATCAGCGTAGTCTTGGTAGTCATGCGAATCTCCTTGTCCAGAATTGGCGTTTTACGCCAAGGTCTGATACGACCGTCATAATCCGCCAGGGTTCCCCGCGATGGGCACGCCCGTCACGCGCCTGCCGCACCGGCCCCATTGAAAGGGGCCGGCACAAAGCGCCGATCAGGCGCTCGGCGTCGCGTCGTTACGGGTTTTGTAGAGCGAGAACAGCACGCCCGACAGCAGCAGCCCAAACGTCACCGACAGCGACAGGGCGGTCGGGATCTTGAAGCTGGTCCAGCCGATATCGTGCAGGTAGACCAGACCCACCTTGCTGCCGATGAACACCAATACCAGCGACAGCGCGTACTTCAGGTAATGGAAGCGATGCACCATCGCCGCCAGCGCGAAGTACAAGGCGCGCAGCCCCAGCACCGCGAAGATGTTCGAGGTGTAGACGATGAACGGGTCCTGGGTGATGGCGAAGATCGCCGGGATGCTGTCCACCGCGAACACCACGTCGGCCGACTCCACCATGATCAGCGCCAGCAACAGCGGCGTCGCCCACCAGCCGCGCGCCAGTCCATGCTGCTCGCCGCGCACCCAGAAATGCTGCTCGTGCAGGGTCGGCGTCAGGCGCATATGGCCTTTCAGCCAACGGTACATCCGGTTCTTCTCCAGCGACGGATGCTCGTCGTCGGCAAACAGCATCTTGACGCCGGTCGCCACCAGGAACAGGCCGAAGATCACCAGCATCCACTGGAACTCGGCCACCAGCGCCGCGCCCAGGCCGATCATCACCGCGCGCATCACGATCACCCCCAGGATGCCCCAGAACAGCACGCGGTGCTGGTAGATGCGCGGCACCGCCAGGCTGGTGAAGATCAAGGACATCACGAAGATGTTGTCCATCGACAGCGATTTCTCGATCAGATAGCCGGTGAAGTACTGCATGCCGGCATCCGAACCCCTGTACCACCAGATCCAGCCACCGAACGCCAGCCCCATGGCGATGTAGAAAGCCGACAGCTTCAGGCTCTCCTTCACGCTGATTTCATGCTGGTCCTTGTGCAAGA is a genomic window containing:
- a CDS encoding TerC family protein, producing the protein MDWIFISVIGYPLWVWLMFMTLVVALLAFDLGVLHKDQHEISVKESLKLSAFYIAMGLAFGGWIWWYRGSDAGMQYFTGYLIEKSLSMDNIFVMSLIFTSLAVPRIYQHRVLFWGILGVIVMRAVMIGLGAALVAEFQWMLVIFGLFLVATGVKMLFADDEHPSLEKNRMYRWLKGHMRLTPTLHEQHFWVRGEQHGLARGWWATPLLLALIMVESADVVFAVDSIPAIFAITQDPFIVYTSNIFAVLGLRALYFALAAMVHRFHYLKYALSLVLVFIGSKVGLVYLHDIGWTSFKIPTALSLSVTFGLLLSGVLFSLYKTRNDATPSA